The sequence tgctggagtctacagCCTAAACCAaggcctgctggagtctacagCCTAAACCAaggcctgctggagtctacagCCTAAACCAAGGCCTGCTGGAGCAGATGAAACATGGATGTAGACACCATCTAATAACATGGACAGTGTGGTGTGACACTATCGTGCCGTGGTCAGTTTATTAGCTCCAGTGAGAcaccattatgtgtgtgtgtgtgtgtgtgtgtgtgtgtgtgtgtgtgtgtgtgtgtgtgtgtgtgtgtgtgtgtgtgtgtgtgtgtgtgtgtgtgtgtgtgtgttgtcctcatCCTACAGCGGACTAGGACTGGGTTACCATGGTAAAATGGCAGATTATGTGTTTACTGTAGTTCAGAAAATGAGTGACTATAGCAGGTCAGAGTTGGAAGACACAATACAGAAATCATTCAGTTTATTGACACtttctttttggggggggggttacaagACAATAATTTTAGTTCCATGGTTTAACACGTTTCATAACAATATATTCAATGTATCCAAACAGTATCTGTTTTATACATAATTAAAATGTTAATTCTCCACATAAGCAGTCCATAAGCAAGTCTGTATGTATATAATTAGTCTATATTGCAGGCCAGTGTTCTGAAACTGTCAGTTAGACTGGTCAGAGTCTCCATTGTCGCTCGCAGtgctgtgtgtttctgtagaTCTGTGGTCTacataccgtgtgtgtgtgtgtgtgtgtgtgtgtgtgtgtgtgtgtgtgtgtgtgtgtgtgtgtgtgtgtgtgtgtgtgtgtgtgtgtgtgtgtgtgtgtgtgtgtgtgtgtgtgtgtgtgtgtgtgtgtgtgtctagacaGCCTGTCATTACAGTGTGGCCTGCCAGTGCCCTCTGGCCACAGACATAGACTCCAGCTCTCCATAAACTGACCCTAGATCTGCCGGTCAGCTGCTACTCCACCCTACAGCTGACCACAACAACCACTGACCCTTAGTCAGCCCTTATAATAGGAACCCAGCCAGaccacctgggttcaaatactatttgaaatctttaacATACTTTCAGCGTTTGCTTTAGTCTTCCTGGAGATGTAAATTGATCCATTGCCCCCAGGCAAGCTCTGTCAAGCACAGATAAGGTATTTGcaatgatttcaaatagtgtttgaacccagCTCTGACCCCCACTCCCAGCCCAtcttctgtccctgtgtctggtcCCTAGTCTGTTTTAGTCAGTAGTACCACAGCCCAACAAAGTTAGGGAAGTAGGTTAGTTAGTAAAAGCTCTAACGTAACCACGTACTTGATGCCGTTTCCGTCGGCGACCGTTGCTCGGCGATGGACATGGGCGACACCTTCCTGGGCGGGTGTTCGCCGTGGGCCGCCGTAACCGTGGCCGTAGCCTTGGAGGACCAGGAGGGTCTggaaccctcccctcctccatctcccttcaCATCAGGGAAGTCTGAGTGCAGAGGATTGGTGAAGCTCAGAGCAGTCCTgacaggggtggaggtggaggagaggggctggGAAGAGGTCAGATTGGAGGTGGGGGTGCTCTCTGACCCAGCCACCAGGGCTGGAGGTGTGGGGGCTTTCTCTGGGCTGATCCAGCCTGCCTGACCCGCCTTCTCCCCCTTAAGGGGCAGGTGGTtggggcgggaggggaggggtCCGAAGGCGCCCTGGTGCGTCATGTTGGGGGCCCCCCCGTCGGCCCCTGAGTCCTCAGAAAGAGAGGAACTGGAGGTGTTGGAGCGGGCCTTGAAGGCAAGGGATCTTTGCAGCCTGCTGTTACCATCGAAGCTCTTAGGACCCTCCTGTAAGGGAACCTTCTGTATCTCAATACTCAGCTTCCTCTCTAGACGCACTGCCCCATCcattggggagggggaggagggagagggggcctGGGCAGGGGGGCCTCCTGAGGGGACACTGTCCAACGATGTCTTGTTATAGTTGTCCTTCAGGTCGGGGGACAGTTGGGCCTGTTGGGCTTTCTGgggctgctgttgttgttgtgcagAGGCCAGGACGTGGATGACCGGCTTGGGGTGGTAGCGGTCGTTGTCCTGACGTACGTTGGTGACGGTGGGGAAGGCAGAGGGGGGAGACGGGGTCAGGATGGGAGGAACCGGGCGAGGCTCTGGGGGCTGAAGgatctcctctttcacatcccctTCCAACTGACTGCTGAGAGAAaagtggggggggagagagagagagagagggggggggggacgcaAGAAGCGGAGCGAGAGGAGGATGGCGAGGGGAGAAAATGGGAGAGAGAAATTAAGACAGCGATAGCAATTCAAGCTTCAAATTTATGCTAAAATTctaccactagatggcagaagtCAATGTACACTACAATAGCAAGGCATCACATGCATCTAAATCAAACACAACTTCTTCAAACGTACATAATATCATGGATTTACCACAGTAATCTACCTGAAATACATCAGAACATAAGAGCAGATCATCCAATACAATGTAACACAGTCACCCCGTGAACACAGGGGGCGACACAGTCACCCCGTGAACACAGGGGGCGACGCAGTCACCCCGTGAACACAGGGGGGACGCAGTCACCCCGTGAACACAGGGGGACACAGTCACCCCGTGAACACAGGGGGGACGCAGTCACCCCGTGAACACAGGGGGGACACAGTCACCCCGTGAACACAGGGGGACGCAGTCACCCCGTGAACACAGGGGGCGACGCAGTCACCCCGTGAACACAGGGGGCGACGCAGTCATCCCGTGAACACAGGGGGCGACGCAGTCACCCCGTGAACACAGGGGGCGACGCAGTCACCCCGTGAACACAGGGGGCGACGCAGTCACCCCGTGAACACAGGGGGGCAGTCACCCCGTGAACACAGTCGCGCAGTCACCCCGTGAACACAGGGGCGACGCAGTCGCCCCCGTGAACACAGGGGGCGACGCAGTCACCCCGTGAACACAGGGGCGACACAGTCACCCCGTGAACACAGGGGGCGACGCAGTCACCCCGTGAACACAGGGGGCGACGCAGTCACCCCGTGAACACAGGGGCGACACAGTCACCCCCGTGAACACAGGGGGCGACGCAGTCACCCCGTGAACACAGGGGGGACGCAGTCACCCCGTGAACACACGCAGTCACCCCGTGAACACAGGGGCGACGCAGGAACACAGGGGGCGACGCAGTCACCCCGTGAACACAGGGGGCGACGCAGTCACCCCGTGAACACAGGGGGCGACACAGTCACCCCGTGAACACAGGGGGCGACACAGTCACCCCGTGAACACAGGGGGCGACACAGTCACCCCGTGAACACAGGGGGCAACACAGTCACCCCGTGAACACAGGGGGCAACACAGTCACCAGTCACCCCGTGAACACAGGGGGCAACACAGTCACCCAGTGAACACAGGGGGTAATACCACGGTAGACCTCCAATGTGACAACACAGTGGAATCTGGCTGAATGGATCTCGACCAGACTTTCTTTCCAAGAAactgagtgtaacggatgtgaaacggctagcttagttagcagtgtgcgctaaatagcgtgtcaatcggttacgtcacttgctctgagaccttgaagtagtagttccccttgctctgcaagggccgcggcttttgtggagcgatgggtaacgatgcttcgtgggtgactgttgtcgatgtgtgcagaaggtccctggttcgcgcccgggtatgggcgaggggacggtttaaaattatactgttacatgggGTTGTCTGCTAGAGTGGGTGGCATGGTAACCACGGTAACCACAGGGGGATGGAACATTCAGCTCTTCAGAAAGGTGTGTGAACTGTCAAGTTCCATCTCCTGAACTCTCACACTTTCAGCAGGATGTGGACATGTGCCAATAAAGATCACATGATGACAAACGAAGGTTAATGCCCTGCACATGACTgagcagcacagacacacacagtcagtgtgTTCTCAGAGAGACTACAGTCAGCTAGCTAGGAGCACAGTCAGCTGGCTAGAAGTACAGTCAGTGTGTTCTCAGAGAGACTAGGAGCACAGTCAGCTGGCTAGGAGCACAGTCAGCTGGCTAGGAGCACAGTCAGCTGGCTAGGAGCACAGTCAGCTGGCTAGGAGCACAGTCAGCTAGGAGCACAGTCAGCTAGGAGCACATTCAGGCAAGTGGCTTGAAGATCTCTGTTATGGTCAGTAGCTTCaggtaactgtcaaaataaaggaaacacttacataaagtgtcttaataaggtgttgggccaccacgagccagaacagcttcaatgcaccttggcatagattctacaagtgtctggtaGTCTATTGGAGGGacgcgacaccattcttccacaataaATTACATCATTTGGGGTTCTGTTGAtagtggtggaaaacgctgtctcagtcACTGCTTCAGAATCTACCATAAATGTTCAATTAGGTTGAAAtctggtgactgacacacacaaacacacaaacacactaaccccCCCATGCTCATTTGAGactcaaagtcactgagatctcttcttctagccatggtagccaagataatgggcaactgggtattttttatacatgaccctaggcatgatgggatgttaattgcttaattatctcaggaaccacacctgtacGGACCACACATTCAATATACTCAGAgttcctcatttactcaagtgtttcctttattttgtcaggtATGTTGTTGATGAGTAGGGCATGATGGGATCTTTGAGGGCAGAATATCACAGCTGTTCCTGTCTATTGATCTGAACACAAGCTCAGAACATAGAACAACCTAGATGGTGCTGATGACAACCACAGAGCTCCTAATAGAACATTACTGAGGGTTTGATTCACGCAATGGTCCCACATACTGAGTACAGGTAtccagtactgagtacaggtcctAGACCAGAAAGAGTCTCCAGTACTGAGTACATGTCCTAGACCAGAAAGAGTctccagtactgagtacaggtcTTAGACCAGAAGAGCctccagtactgagtacaggtcctagaccagaaagagtctccagtactgagtacaggtcctAGATCAGAAAGAGCctccagtactgagtacaggtcctAGACCAGAAAGAGCctccagtactgagtacaggtcctagaccagaaagagtctccagtactgagtacaggtcctagaccagcccagaaagagtctccagtactgagtacaggtcctagacccgcccagaaagagtctccagtactgagtacaggtcctagaccagcccagaaagagtctccagtactgagtacaggtcctagaccagaccagaaagagtctccagtactgagtacaggtcctagaccagaccagaaagagtctccagtactgagtacaggtcctAGACCAGAAAGAGCctccagtactgagtacaggtcctAGACCAGAAAGAGCctccagtactgagtacaggtcctagaccagaaagagtctccagtactgagtacaggtcctagaccagcccagaaagagtctccagtactgagtacaggtcctagaccagcccagaaagagtctccagtactgagtacaggtcctagaccagcccagaaagagtctccagtactgagtacaggtcctagaccagcccagaaagagtctccagtactgagtacagggtcctagaccagcccagaaagagtctccagtactgagtacaggtcctagaccagcccagaaagaatctccagtactgagtacaggtcctagaccagcccagaaagagtctccagtactgagtacaggtcctagaccagcccagaaagagtctccagtactgagtacaggtcctAGACCAGAAAGACCctccagtactgagtacaggtcctAGACCAGAACGagtcttaaatgtaaatgtaaatgtgagtctccagtactgagtacaggtcctagaccagcccagaaagagtctccagtactgaggcatgatgggatgttaatttctTAATtatctcaggaaccacacctgtacGGACCGCACATTCAATATACTCCGAgttcctcatttactcaagtgtttcctttattttgtcaggtATCTGTATGTTGTTGATGAGTAGGGCATGATGGGATCTTTGAGGGCAGAATATCACAGCTGTTCCTGTCTATTGATCTGAACACAAGCTCAGAACATAGAACAACCTAGATGGTGCTGATGACAACCACAGAGCTCCTAATAGAACATTACTGAGGGTTTGATTCACGCAATGGTCCCACGTACTGAGTACAGGTCCTAGACCAGCCCAGAAAGAGTctccagtactgagtacaggtcctagacctgcccagaaagagtctccagtactgagtacaggtcctagaccagcccagaaagagcctccagtactgagtacaggtcctagaccagcccagaaagagcctccagtactgagtacaggtcctagaccagcccagaaagagcctccagtactgagtacaggtcctagaccagcccagaaagagtctccagtactgagtacaggtcctagaccagcccagaaagagtctccagtactgagtacaggtcctagaccagaccagaaagagtctccagtactgagtacaggtcctagaccagaccagaaagagtctccagtactgagtacaggtcctagaccagaccagaaagagtctccagtactgagtacaggtcctagaccagaccagaaagagtctccagtactgagtacaggtcctagaccagcccagaaagagtctccagtactgagtacaggtcctagaccagcccagaaagagtctccagtactgagtacaggtcctagaccagcccagaaagagcctccagtactgagtacaggtcctagaccagaaagagtctccagtactgagtacaggtcctagaccagcccagaaagagtctccagtactgagtacaggtcctagaccagcccagaaagagtctccagtactgagtacaggtcctagaccagcccagaaagagtctccagtactgagtacaggtcctAGACCAGCCAGGAGGATTCCTGTATAAAAAGCCCTAGAAATCAATTCATGGTGCTGAATATGAAGAACAATTCAGCTCGTGACTTTGTTGTTTTCTTAGTCTTATTGACTGGCTCCCTTTAGAACCAAAACAACCCATTCCAAAGATTAGAAACATACCTGGCTAACCAGTAAtgactgactgaaggagagagacccTTGACTTTACActggccagagagagacagagagacagagagggagatacagagagagggagatacagagagagggagatacagagagagggagatacagagagacagagagacagagagggggagatacagagagggggaaatacagagagagggagatacagagagggagatacagagagggggaaatacagagagagggagatacagagagagggagatacagagagagggagatacagagagagggagatacagagagggggagatacagagagggggaaatacagagagagggagatacagagagggggaaatacagagagagggagatacagagagagggagatacagagagagggagatacagagagagggagatacagagagggggaaatacagagagagggagatacagagagagggagatacagagagagggagatacagagagagggagatacagagagagggagatacagagagggaaatacagagagagggagatacagagagagggagatacagagagagggagatacagagagggggaaatacagagagag comes from Oncorhynchus gorbuscha isolate QuinsamMale2020 ecotype Even-year unplaced genomic scaffold, OgorEven_v1.0 Un_scaffold_6192, whole genome shotgun sequence and encodes:
- the LOC124029390 gene encoding tyrosine-protein phosphatase non-receptor type 12-like; this encodes DDGLSPEKAGHQSDEGAMGHTAPQTTALNCYRCLNFSLPFSPLAILLSLRFLRPPPPLSLSLPPHFSLSSQLEGDVKEEILQPPEPRPVPPILTPSPPSAFPTVTNVRQDNDRYHPKPVIHVLASAQQQQQPQKAQQAQLSPDLKDNYNKTSLDSVPSGGPPAQAPSPSSPSPMDGAVRLERKLSIEIQKVPLQEGPKSFDGNSRLQRSLAFKARSNTSSSSLSEDSGADGGAPNMTHQGAFGPLPSRPNHLPLKGEKAGQAGWISPEKAPTPPALVAGSESTPTSNLTSSQPLSSTSTPVRTALSFTNPLHSDFPDVKGDGGGEGSRPSWSSKATATVTAAHGEHPPRKVSPMSIAEQRSPTETASNSDQSEDSPPPLPERTPESFILATGVF